In the genome of Streptomyces racemochromogenes, one region contains:
- the gmd gene encoding GDP-mannose 4,6-dehydratase gives MGKTALITGVTGQDGSYLAELLLSKGYTVHGLVRRSSSFNTERIDHIYQDPQTANRSFVLHHADLSDGVALVNLLRDIRPDEVYNLGAQSHVRVSFDAPLYTGDVTGLGALRLLEAIRASGVDTRIYQASSSEMYGSTPPPQNEDTPFHPRSPYGGAKVFAYWTTVNYREAYGMFAVNGILFNHESPRRGETFVTRKITRAVARIKAGLQDHLYLGNLDAVRDWGYAPEYVDAMWRMLQQDEPSDYVVATGVAATVRDFVESSFTRAGLDWTDHVRYDPKYERPSEVDALIGDASKAREILGWKPTVLAPELAQIMVDADVRQVEDQLAGATVRIDR, from the coding sequence ATGGGAAAGACCGCACTGATCACCGGCGTCACCGGACAGGACGGCTCGTACCTCGCAGAGCTCCTGCTCTCCAAGGGCTACACGGTGCACGGCCTCGTGCGGCGGTCCTCCAGCTTCAACACGGAGCGGATCGACCACATTTACCAGGACCCGCAGACGGCGAATCGTTCCTTCGTCCTGCACCACGCCGACCTCTCCGACGGCGTCGCCCTGGTGAACCTGCTGCGCGACATACGTCCCGACGAGGTCTACAACCTCGGCGCCCAGTCCCACGTCCGCGTCTCCTTCGACGCCCCCCTCTACACGGGCGACGTGACCGGACTCGGCGCGCTGCGGCTGCTGGAGGCCATCCGGGCCAGTGGCGTCGACACCCGGATCTACCAGGCGTCGTCCTCCGAGATGTACGGCTCCACCCCGCCGCCGCAGAACGAGGACACCCCCTTCCACCCGCGCAGCCCGTACGGCGGGGCCAAGGTCTTCGCGTACTGGACAACGGTCAACTACCGCGAGGCGTACGGCATGTTCGCCGTCAACGGGATCCTCTTCAACCACGAGTCGCCCCGCCGCGGCGAGACCTTCGTGACCCGGAAGATCACCCGCGCCGTCGCCCGCATCAAGGCCGGCCTCCAGGACCACCTCTACCTCGGCAACCTCGACGCCGTCCGCGACTGGGGCTACGCCCCCGAGTACGTCGACGCGATGTGGCGCATGCTCCAGCAGGACGAGCCGTCGGACTACGTGGTCGCCACCGGAGTCGCCGCCACCGTAAGGGACTTCGTGGAGTCCTCCTTCACCCGCGCGGGCCTCGACTGGACCGACCACGTCCGCTACGACCCCAAGTACGAGCGTCCCAGCGAGGTCGACGCCCTCATCGGTGACGCCTCCAAGGCGCGGGAGATCCTTGGCTGGAAGCCGACGGTCCTGGCGCCGGAGCTGGCGCAGATCATGGTGGACGCCGATGTCCGCCAGGTCGAGGACCAACTGGCAGGAGCCACCGTCCGGATCGACCGCTAG